A window of the Phalacrocorax carbo chromosome 26, bPhaCar2.1, whole genome shotgun sequence genome harbors these coding sequences:
- the LOC135317450 gene encoding olfactory receptor 14A16-like, with protein MSNSSSITHFLLLAFTDTRELQLLHFWLSLAIYLAALLGNGLIITAIACDHRLHTPMYFFLLNLSLLDLGSISTTLPKSMDNSLGDTRDISYAGCAAQAFLFLFLISAEFYLLTVMAYDRYVAICTPLHYGTLLGSRACAHMAAAAWAGGFLSALLHTASTFSLPLCHGNALGQFFCEIPQILKLSCSGTYLREVGILVVSVYLTFCCFVFMVLSYVQIFRAVLRLPSEQGRHKAFSTCLPHLAVVSLVVSTGTFAYLKPPSISSPSLDLVVAVLYSVVPPAVNPLIYSLRNQELKDAVWKLISGWFSQSINYLLSSAQHS; from the coding sequence atgtccaacagcagctccatcacccacttcctcctcctggcgttCACAGACacgcgggagctgcagctcctgcacttctggctctccctggccatctacctggctgccctcctgggcaacGGGCTCATCATCACCGCCATCGCCTGCGACCACCGCCTCCACACccccatgtacttcttcctcctcaacctctccctcctcgacctgggctccatctccaccactctccccaaatccatggACAATTCCctcggggacaccagggacatcTCCTACGCGGGATGTGCTGCACaagcctttctgtttctctttttgataTCAGCAGAGTTTTATCTCCTGACAGTCATGGCCTACGACCGCTACGTGGCCATCTGCACACCCCTGCACTACGGgaccctgctgggcagcagagcttgtgcccacatggcagcagctgcctgggccggTGGGTTTCTCAGTGCTCTGCTGCACACGGCCAGTACATTTTCactgcccctctgccatggcaatgccctggggcagttcttctgtgaaatccccCAGATCCTCAAGCTCTCCTGCTCAGGCACCTACCTCAGGGAAGTCGGGATTCTTGTGGTTAGTGTCTATTtaacattttgctgttttgttttcatggtgCTGTCCTATGTGCAGatcttcagggctgtgctgaggctcccctctgagcagggacggcacaaagccttttccacgTGCCTCCCTCACCTGGCCGTGGTCTCCCTGGTTGTCAGCACTGGCACATTTGCCTACCTGAAGcccccctccatctcctccccatccctggacctggtggtggcagtgctgtactCGGTGGTGCCTCCAGCAGTGAACCCCCTCATCTACAGCCTGAGGAACCAGGAGCTCAAGGATGCTGTGTGGAAACTGATCAGTGGGTGGTTTTCACAATCAATAAACTACCTGTTGTCTTCTGCACAGCATTCGTAA